The following proteins are co-located in the [Pasteurella] mairii genome:
- the thiQ gene encoding thiamine import ATP-binding protein ThiQ, whose product MIKINAHFDYPTMPMYFNLQVAAQEKVAIVGSSGAGKSTLLNLIAGFEFADRGEIWLNGENHTRSEPFERPVSILFQENNVFTHLTVWQNIALGIKPSLALSDEERARVERAASAVGLQPFLSRVPTALSGGQKQRVALARCLLRDKPILLLDEPFSALDIELRAEMLTLLEPLCAEKKLTLLIVTHQPNEVKDKIDRMIHIENGQICD is encoded by the coding sequence ATGATAAAAATAAACGCACATTTTGATTATCCGACGATGCCGATGTATTTTAATTTGCAGGTGGCTGCGCAAGAAAAAGTGGCGATTGTCGGCAGCAGTGGGGCGGGAAAAAGTACGCTGTTAAATTTAATTGCCGGCTTTGAGTTTGCCGATCGGGGCGAAATTTGGTTAAATGGCGAAAATCATACGCGCAGCGAGCCTTTTGAGCGCCCAGTTTCCATTTTGTTTCAAGAAAATAATGTGTTTACGCATCTGACGGTTTGGCAAAATATCGCCCTTGGCATAAAACCCTCTCTTGCCTTGTCAGATGAGGAACGCGCGCGCGTGGAACGGGCGGCAAGTGCGGTCGGTTTACAGCCATTTTTATCGCGTGTACCGACCGCTTTATCCGGCGGGCAAAAACAACGGGTGGCATTGGCGAGATGCTTATTGCGCGATAAACCGATTTTGCTATTAGATGAGCCTTTTTCGGCGCTGGATATCGAATTACGCGCGGAAATGTTGACGTTACTGGAGCCATTGTGTGCCGAGAAAAAATTGACCCTGTTAATTGTGACGCATCAACCGAATGAAGTAAAAGATAAAATTGATCGCATGATTCACATTGAAAATGGTCAAATCTGTGATTAA